A stretch of the Serratia marcescens genome encodes the following:
- a CDS encoding ABC transporter permease: MSHTHALHLVKKRDAIFLWVLLGWLAFALLPSWSLDYGLLESTGDEILAAYGWSNRNVSWLWCLLPSLLLLRPYAPAGGERRRRHAFDAGWALLCMAFIVVSATVAGRGLGYATLVQLTALGAIMTLALTRLEWLGGDRFVIGALVTIVALIGVFIVWPSIAIFIPMFTDQAGAFAPLAFMNVLSQAHIVQVILNSIALSIAVGAGCTFFGLVLAIYTTRIAKRSAIIGRIFSILPIVTPPFVVGLGVTLMMGRSGYVTEWMVAWFGLTNTNWLYGFTGIWLAQVLAFTPMAFMILDGAIKTIHPSLEEASYTLRASRWQTFNGVFVPLLKPALANAFLIVVVQSLADFSNPLVLGGNFDVLATQIYFYITGSQLDYQAASTLGAFLLLFSLLVFCIQYLWIGKRSYVTVSGKSYRGDVQPLPVTLVWGVIALLAVWIAFNALLYGSIFYGSFTVNWGVDYTLTLDNFIKLFGQGMSDGAWPSLLDTLLYAGIAAPITAAFGLLIAWIVVRQQFRGKKTIEFTTMLCFAVPGTVAGVSYILAFNSAPVYLTGTAAIVIISMVMRNVPVGIRAGIAGLGQIDKSLDEASLSLRAGSLRTITHILLPLLRPAILSALIYSFVRAITTVSAIVFLVTPDTRVATAYILNRVEDGEYGVAIAYGSILIVVMLAIIFLFDWLIGEARISRSKAKNQA; encoded by the coding sequence ATGTCACATACACATGCACTCCATCTCGTGAAAAAACGAGATGCGATATTCCTTTGGGTCTTGCTTGGCTGGCTGGCGTTCGCCCTGCTGCCGAGCTGGAGCCTGGATTACGGTCTGCTGGAGTCCACCGGCGATGAGATCCTCGCGGCCTACGGCTGGTCAAACCGCAATGTCAGCTGGCTATGGTGCCTGTTGCCGAGCCTGCTGCTGCTTCGCCCTTACGCCCCGGCGGGCGGTGAACGGCGGCGGCGCCACGCGTTCGATGCCGGCTGGGCGCTGCTGTGCATGGCTTTTATCGTCGTCAGCGCCACGGTGGCGGGACGCGGCTTAGGCTACGCCACCCTGGTGCAATTGACCGCGCTGGGCGCCATCATGACGCTGGCGCTGACCCGCCTCGAATGGCTGGGCGGCGACCGTTTCGTTATCGGTGCGCTGGTCACCATCGTGGCGCTGATCGGCGTCTTCATCGTCTGGCCGAGCATCGCGATTTTCATTCCGATGTTCACCGACCAGGCGGGGGCATTCGCGCCGTTGGCGTTTATGAACGTGCTGTCGCAGGCGCATATCGTTCAGGTGATCCTCAACTCCATCGCCCTGTCGATCGCGGTGGGTGCCGGCTGCACCTTCTTCGGCCTGGTGCTGGCGATTTACACCACCCGCATCGCCAAGCGCAGTGCCATTATCGGCCGCATCTTCTCCATCCTGCCCATCGTCACGCCGCCGTTCGTCGTCGGCCTGGGCGTCACGCTGATGATGGGGCGCTCCGGCTACGTCACCGAGTGGATGGTGGCCTGGTTCGGCCTGACCAACACCAACTGGCTTTACGGCTTTACCGGTATCTGGCTGGCGCAGGTGCTGGCATTCACCCCGATGGCGTTCATGATCCTCGACGGCGCGATCAAGACCATTCATCCTTCGCTGGAAGAGGCCTCCTACACCCTGCGCGCCAGCCGTTGGCAAACCTTTAACGGCGTGTTCGTGCCGCTGCTGAAACCGGCGCTGGCCAACGCGTTTCTGATCGTGGTGGTGCAATCGCTGGCCGACTTCAGCAACCCGCTGGTGCTCGGCGGCAACTTCGACGTGCTGGCGACGCAAATCTATTTCTACATCACCGGCTCGCAGCTCGACTATCAGGCCGCCAGCACCCTCGGCGCCTTCCTGCTGCTGTTCTCGCTGTTGGTGTTCTGCATCCAGTACCTGTGGATCGGCAAGCGTTCCTACGTCACCGTATCCGGCAAATCCTACCGCGGCGACGTACAGCCGCTGCCGGTCACGCTGGTGTGGGGCGTGATCGCGTTGCTGGCGGTGTGGATCGCCTTTAACGCCCTGCTTTACGGCAGCATTTTCTACGGCAGTTTCACCGTCAACTGGGGGGTGGATTACACGCTGACGCTGGATAACTTCATCAAGCTGTTCGGCCAGGGCATGAGTGACGGCGCGTGGCCTTCGCTGCTCGACACGCTGCTGTACGCCGGGATCGCCGCGCCGATCACCGCCGCCTTCGGCCTGCTGATCGCCTGGATCGTGGTGCGCCAGCAGTTCAGGGGCAAAAAGACCATCGAGTTCACCACCATGCTGTGCTTTGCGGTGCCGGGCACCGTGGCGGGCGTCTCTTACATTCTCGCCTTCAACAGCGCGCCGGTGTACCTCACCGGGACGGCCGCCATCGTGATTATCTCGATGGTGATGCGCAACGTGCCGGTGGGCATTCGCGCCGGGATCGCCGGGCTGGGCCAGATAGACAAATCGCTGGACGAAGCCTCGCTCAGCCTGCGCGCCGGCTCGCTGCGCACCATTACGCACATCCTGCTGCCGCTGCTGCGCCCGGCGATCCTGTCGGCGCTGATCTACAGCTTCGTGCGCGCCATCACCACCGTCAGTGCCATCGTCTTCCTGGTCACCCCCGATACCCGGGTGGCCACCGCCTACATCCTCAACCGCGTGGAAGACGGCGAATACGGGGTGGCGATCGCCTACGGTTCCATTCTGATCGTGGTGATGCTGGCGATTATTTTCCTCTTTGACTGGCTGATCGGCGAGGCACGCATCTCCCGTTCAAAAGCCAAAAACCAGGCGTAA
- a CDS encoding MASE1 domain-containing sensor histidine kinase, whose protein sequence is MSPRFRPWVISLFILLAWGSGWLMLWTLGFYLTRNGNQAALFLPHGVYLALLILLVRRYWPALIIPPVLLLFWLHGERLMSGYSLLAAPFITLLPAALAQRFWRRFPLYWQRLTLLLAAVTAASLLNTALLSPFVPSPAMLLGLASFTGGVLLTPFVYLIFEFLRQQHRYHLLGLDTPNPPLRASLIIWCSLFFVIGIGTQMVLSPEIERLLLIVVFLPNVVMAWKFGWQGGVLSGLLGSMMITLARQVGVGFGNLVELEIFLATQALLGIGLGIAISRQQHLAQNLHHYQRRLEEELAARRALTEKLIHTEEDTRKNLARELHDEIGQNITAIQIQSQLVKRARDPAQTQAAAHQIGELARRIHHSTRQLLRQLRPPALDELAFKEALHHLLSEFAFAERGIHCRFDYRLSDTPAGETVRFTLYRLLQELLNNVCKHAEASEVAIVLYQQGALLHLEVRDNGIGIRADKVPGLGIQGMRERVSALGGELTLETQCGTRVIVNLPTNLQQIAD, encoded by the coding sequence ATGTCACCCCGTTTCCGGCCCTGGGTTATCTCGCTGTTTATCCTGTTGGCCTGGGGCAGCGGCTGGCTGATGCTGTGGACGCTCGGTTTCTATCTGACCCGCAACGGCAACCAGGCGGCGCTGTTTCTGCCGCACGGCGTCTATCTCGCGCTGCTGATCTTGCTGGTGCGCCGCTATTGGCCCGCTCTGATAATACCGCCGGTGCTGCTGCTGTTCTGGCTGCACGGCGAACGCCTGATGAGCGGCTACAGCCTGCTGGCCGCGCCGTTCATCACCCTGCTCCCGGCCGCGCTCGCGCAGCGATTCTGGCGCCGTTTTCCGCTCTACTGGCAGCGGCTGACGCTGCTGCTGGCTGCGGTGACCGCCGCCTCGCTGCTCAACACCGCCCTGCTTTCGCCGTTTGTGCCAAGCCCGGCGATGCTGCTTGGCCTGGCGTCGTTTACCGGCGGCGTCTTGCTGACCCCGTTCGTCTACCTGATCTTTGAATTTCTGCGCCAGCAGCACCGTTACCACCTGCTGGGCCTGGACACCCCCAACCCGCCGCTGCGCGCATCCTTAATCATCTGGTGCAGCCTGTTTTTCGTTATCGGCATCGGCACGCAGATGGTGCTGTCGCCGGAAATCGAACGCCTGCTGCTGATCGTGGTGTTTCTGCCGAACGTGGTGATGGCGTGGAAGTTCGGCTGGCAGGGCGGCGTGCTGTCCGGCCTGCTCGGCAGCATGATGATCACCCTCGCCCGGCAGGTCGGCGTGGGGTTCGGCAATCTGGTCGAGCTGGAAATCTTTCTGGCGACGCAGGCGCTGCTCGGCATCGGCCTGGGCATCGCCATCAGCCGCCAGCAGCACCTGGCGCAAAACCTGCACCACTATCAGCGTCGCCTGGAAGAAGAGCTGGCGGCGCGGCGAGCGCTGACCGAAAAACTGATCCACACCGAAGAAGACACGCGGAAAAACCTGGCGCGCGAGCTGCACGATGAAATCGGCCAGAACATCACCGCGATTCAAATCCAGTCGCAGCTGGTCAAACGGGCGCGCGATCCGGCGCAAACCCAGGCCGCGGCGCACCAGATAGGCGAGCTCGCCCGGCGCATTCATCACTCCACGCGCCAGCTGCTGCGCCAGCTTCGCCCGCCCGCGCTGGACGAGCTGGCGTTCAAAGAGGCGCTTCACCATCTGCTGAGCGAATTCGCCTTTGCCGAACGGGGCATCCACTGCCGTTTCGATTACCGGCTGAGCGACACGCCCGCCGGCGAAACGGTGCGCTTCACCCTCTACCGCCTGCTGCAAGAGCTGCTCAACAACGTGTGCAAACACGCCGAGGCCAGCGAGGTCGCCATCGTTTTGTATCAGCAAGGCGCGCTTTTGCACCTCGAGGTGCGGGACAACGGCATCGGCATCCGCGCGGACAAGGTGCCCGGCCTCGGCATTCAGGGAATGCGCGAGCGGGTCAGCGCGCTGGGCGGCGAGCTGACGCTGGAAACGCAGTGCGGTACGCGGGTAATTGTTAACCTGCCCACAAATTTGCAACAAATCGCCGACTAA
- the rhlE gene encoding ATP-dependent RNA helicase RhlE codes for MSFETLGLSAEIVRAVEEQGYREPTPIQRQAIPVVLEGRDLMASAQTGTGKTAGFTLPLLQLLSKHDHPVKGRRPVRALILTPTRELAAQIGENVDAYSKHLRLRSLVVFGGVSINPQMMKLRGGVDILVATPGRLLDLEHQNAVDLSKIEILVLDEADRMLDMGFIHDIRRVLAKLPAKRQNLLFSATFSDDIKALANKLLHNPASVEVARRNTASEQIEQSVHFVDKKRKRELLSQMIGEGDWKQVLVFTRTKHGANHLAEQLNKDGITAAAIHGNKSQGARTRALADFKDGRIRVLVATDIAARGLDIDQLPHVVNYELPNVPEDYVHRIGRTGRAERTGEAISLVCVDEHKLLRDIERLLKREIPRIALPGYEPDPTIKAEPIINGRQGGGRGNGGGQRSGNGGGQRSGNANGGQRENRGNGNARPQGDGQRRSGAPASRRPRSRKPAE; via the coding sequence ATGTCATTTGAAACCCTCGGCTTAAGTGCTGAAATTGTGCGCGCTGTTGAAGAACAGGGCTATCGCGAACCGACGCCAATTCAGCGTCAGGCTATCCCTGTCGTGCTGGAAGGTCGTGACCTGATGGCCAGCGCCCAGACCGGCACCGGTAAAACCGCCGGTTTTACCCTGCCGCTGTTGCAGCTGCTGAGCAAGCATGACCATCCGGTCAAGGGCCGTCGCCCGGTGCGCGCGCTGATCCTGACGCCAACCCGTGAGCTGGCGGCGCAGATCGGCGAAAACGTCGATGCCTACAGCAAACACCTGCGCCTGCGTTCGCTGGTGGTGTTTGGCGGCGTGAGCATCAACCCGCAGATGATGAAGCTGCGCGGCGGCGTCGATATCCTGGTGGCAACGCCGGGCCGTCTACTGGATCTGGAACATCAGAACGCGGTTGACCTGTCCAAAATCGAAATTCTGGTGCTGGACGAAGCGGACCGCATGCTGGACATGGGCTTTATCCACGACATCCGCCGCGTGCTGGCCAAGCTGCCGGCCAAGCGTCAGAACCTGCTGTTCTCCGCCACCTTCTCCGACGACATCAAGGCGCTGGCCAATAAGCTGCTGCACAACCCGGCTTCGGTAGAAGTGGCGCGCCGCAACACCGCGTCTGAGCAGATTGAACAGAGCGTGCATTTCGTCGACAAGAAGCGTAAGCGGGAACTGCTGTCGCAGATGATTGGCGAAGGCGACTGGAAACAGGTGCTGGTGTTTACCCGCACCAAGCACGGCGCCAACCACCTGGCGGAACAGCTGAACAAAGACGGCATCACCGCTGCGGCGATCCACGGCAACAAGAGCCAGGGCGCCCGTACCCGTGCGCTGGCCGACTTCAAAGACGGCCGCATCCGCGTGCTGGTGGCGACCGACATCGCGGCGCGCGGCCTGGATATCGACCAGCTGCCGCACGTGGTGAACTACGAGCTGCCTAACGTGCCGGAAGACTACGTACACCGTATCGGCCGTACCGGCCGCGCGGAGCGCACCGGCGAAGCTATCTCGCTGGTGTGCGTGGATGAGCACAAGCTGCTGCGCGACATCGAGCGTCTGCTGAAGCGTGAAATTCCACGTATCGCGTTGCCGGGCTACGAGCCGGATCCGACCATCAAGGCCGAGCCGATCATCAACGGCCGTCAGGGTGGCGGGCGCGGCAACGGCGGCGGTCAACGTTCCGGTAACGGCGGGGGTCAGCGCAGCGGCAACGCGAACGGTGGCCAACGTGAAAACCGCGGCAACGGTAACGCCCGCCCGCAGGGTGATGGCCAGCGCCGTTCCGGCGCGCCGGCTTCGCGTCGCCCACGCAGTCGCAAACCGGCTGAATAA
- a CDS encoding D-2-hydroxyacid dehydrogenase family protein, producing the protein MKLKCAILDDYQQVALKMADWSALADRVEVSAISAHFTDETELAVHLQECDILVIMRERTPMTASLLARLPKLKLLITSGMRNASIDLAAAAERGVVVCGTSSGSAAPMELTWALLLGLAKHIVPESVGLKNNGPWQRDLGVTLQGKTLGLLGLGKIGGQMARVAQAFGMRVLAWSQNLTAERAAQEGALLAPSKRALFEQSDFVSIHLVLSDRSRGLVGRDELTAMKPTAYLINTSRAAIVDRAALVDVLQQRKIAGAGLDVFETEPLPADDAFRQLPNVLATPHVGYVADDNYRAYFTEAVEDIAAFLAGQPIRRLG; encoded by the coding sequence ATGAAATTGAAGTGCGCAATTCTCGATGATTACCAGCAGGTGGCGCTCAAGATGGCGGACTGGTCGGCGCTGGCCGATCGGGTGGAGGTGTCCGCCATCAGCGCACACTTTACCGATGAGACGGAGCTGGCGGTGCATCTGCAGGAGTGCGACATTCTGGTCATCATGCGCGAGCGCACGCCGATGACCGCCTCGCTGCTGGCGCGGCTGCCGAAGCTGAAGCTGTTGATCACCTCCGGCATGCGCAACGCTTCTATCGATTTGGCCGCCGCCGCCGAGCGCGGCGTCGTGGTGTGCGGCACCAGCAGCGGGTCGGCGGCGCCGATGGAGCTGACCTGGGCGCTGCTGCTCGGGCTGGCGAAGCATATCGTGCCGGAAAGCGTCGGGCTGAAAAACAACGGCCCGTGGCAGCGGGATCTCGGCGTTACCCTGCAGGGGAAAACGCTGGGGTTGCTGGGGCTGGGCAAGATCGGCGGCCAGATGGCCCGGGTGGCGCAGGCGTTCGGCATGCGGGTATTGGCCTGGAGCCAGAACCTGACGGCGGAACGGGCGGCGCAGGAGGGGGCCCTACTGGCGCCGTCCAAACGGGCGTTGTTCGAGCAGAGCGATTTTGTCTCTATCCACCTGGTGCTGAGCGATCGCAGCCGCGGGTTGGTGGGGCGCGACGAATTGACGGCGATGAAGCCCACCGCTTACCTGATCAACACCTCGCGTGCGGCGATCGTCGATCGGGCGGCATTGGTGGACGTGCTGCAACAGCGGAAGATTGCCGGCGCCGGGCTGGATGTGTTCGAGACGGAGCCGTTGCCGGCCGACGATGCGTTTCGTCAGCTGCCCAACGTGCTGGCGACGCCGCATGTGGGTTACGTGGCGGACGACAACTACCGCGCCTACTTCACCGAGGCGGTCGAGGACATTGCGGCGTTCCTCGCCGGCCAACCGATCCGCCGGCTGGGCTGA
- the dusC gene encoding tRNA dihydrouridine(16) synthase DusC: MRVLLAPMEGVLDSLVRELLTDVNDYDLCITEFLRVVDQLLPAKSFYRLCPELRHASRTPSGTLVRVQLLGQYPQWLAENAARAVELGSYGVDLNCGCPSKLVNGSGGGATLLKDPELIYQGAKAMRAAVPAHLPVTVKVRLGWDSSSRSFEIADAVQQAGASELTVHGRTKEDGYKADRINWAAIGEIRQRLSIPVIANGEIWDYQSAQDCLQATGCDAIMLGRGALNVPNLSRVVKYNEPRMPWPQVVELLQKYVHLEKQGDTGLYHVARIKQWLGYLRKEYDEATELFSEIRALTTSGDIARVICRS; encoded by the coding sequence ATGCGCGTATTATTGGCTCCGATGGAGGGCGTTCTCGATTCTTTGGTGCGTGAGTTGCTCACCGACGTGAACGACTACGATCTGTGCATCACCGAATTTTTGCGCGTGGTCGATCAGCTGCTGCCGGCCAAATCGTTCTACCGGCTGTGCCCGGAGCTGCGCCACGCCAGCCGTACGCCGTCGGGCACGCTGGTGCGCGTGCAGCTGCTGGGGCAGTACCCGCAGTGGCTGGCGGAGAACGCCGCGCGCGCGGTGGAATTGGGCTCTTACGGGGTCGATCTCAACTGCGGCTGCCCGTCCAAGCTGGTAAATGGCAGCGGCGGCGGGGCGACGCTGCTCAAAGATCCGGAGTTGATCTACCAGGGCGCCAAAGCGATGCGCGCGGCGGTGCCGGCCCATCTGCCGGTCACGGTGAAGGTGCGCCTGGGCTGGGACTCCTCCAGCCGCAGTTTTGAAATCGCCGATGCGGTGCAGCAGGCGGGCGCCAGCGAGCTGACGGTGCATGGCCGCACCAAAGAGGACGGCTACAAGGCGGATCGCATCAACTGGGCGGCGATCGGCGAGATCCGCCAACGGCTGAGCATCCCGGTGATCGCCAACGGCGAGATCTGGGATTACCAGAGCGCGCAGGATTGCCTGCAGGCGACCGGCTGCGACGCCATCATGCTGGGGCGCGGCGCGCTCAACGTGCCGAACCTGAGCCGGGTGGTGAAGTACAACGAACCGCGCATGCCCTGGCCGCAGGTGGTTGAGCTGCTGCAAAAATACGTCCATCTTGAAAAGCAGGGCGACACCGGCCTGTATCATGTGGCGCGCATCAAACAGTGGCTGGGCTATTTGCGCAAAGAATATGACGAAGCCACCGAACTGTTTAGCGAAATACGCGCGCTGACGACGTCAGGGGATATTGCGCGCGTCATCTGCCGTAGCTAA
- the fbpC gene encoding ferric ABC transporter ATP-binding protein — MSQKNFVELRNVSKRFGSNTVIDNITLTIPRGQMVTLLGPSGCGKTTILRLVAGLEKPSDGQIFIDGEDVTHRSIQQRDICMVFQSYALFPHMSLGENVGYGLKMLGIPRAEVKARVQEALAMVDLAGFDDRYVDQISGGQQQRVALARALILKPKVLLFDEPLSNLDANLRRSMREKIRELQKQFDITSLYVTHDQSEAFAVSDTVLVMNKGHIMQMGSPQDLYRQPASRFMASFMGDANLFPASFSADYVDISGYRLPRPAHFATEGAGTVGVRPEAITLSEHGEESQRCVIQHVAYMGPQYEVTVAWHGQQILLQVNATRLQPNVGEQYYLEIHPYGMFMLADAA, encoded by the coding sequence ATGAGCCAGAAAAATTTCGTTGAACTGCGCAACGTCTCCAAACGGTTCGGCAGCAACACGGTGATCGATAACATCACGCTCACCATCCCTCGGGGGCAAATGGTGACGCTGCTCGGCCCTTCCGGCTGCGGCAAGACCACCATTTTGCGCCTGGTCGCCGGGCTGGAAAAGCCGAGCGACGGGCAGATATTCATTGATGGCGAAGACGTTACCCATCGTTCCATTCAGCAACGTGACATCTGCATGGTGTTTCAGTCTTATGCCCTGTTCCCGCACATGTCGCTGGGGGAAAACGTCGGCTATGGGCTGAAGATGCTCGGCATTCCGCGCGCCGAAGTGAAAGCGCGCGTGCAGGAAGCGCTGGCGATGGTGGACCTGGCGGGGTTCGACGATCGCTATGTCGATCAGATCTCCGGCGGCCAGCAACAGCGCGTGGCGCTGGCGCGCGCGCTGATCCTCAAGCCGAAAGTGCTGCTGTTCGACGAGCCGTTGAGCAACCTCGACGCCAACCTGCGCCGCAGCATGCGCGAAAAAATCCGCGAGCTGCAAAAGCAGTTTGATATCACATCGCTGTATGTTACCCACGATCAGAGTGAGGCTTTCGCGGTTTCAGACACCGTGCTGGTGATGAACAAAGGGCATATCATGCAGATGGGTTCGCCGCAGGATCTCTATCGGCAGCCGGCGTCGCGCTTTATGGCGAGCTTTATGGGGGACGCCAACCTGTTCCCGGCCAGCTTCAGCGCGGACTATGTCGATATCAGCGGCTATCGCCTGCCGCGCCCCGCGCACTTTGCCACCGAAGGCGCCGGCACGGTGGGCGTGCGGCCGGAAGCGATCACGCTGAGCGAGCACGGCGAGGAAAGCCAGCGCTGCGTGATCCAGCATGTCGCCTACATGGGGCCGCAGTATGAAGTGACGGTGGCGTGGCATGGGCAGCAGATTTTGCTGCAGGTTAACGCCACTCGCCTGCAGCCCAACGTCGGCGAACAGTATTATCTGGAAATTCACCCCTACGGCATGTTTATGCTGGCGGACGCGGCATAA
- the uhpC gene encoding MFS transporter family glucose-6-phosphate receptor UhpC translates to MVTTREAAMQARSASEIDHRYRALRPRLLLYMVIGYAAFYLTRKSVNYVLPALQTDLGLDKGDIGLLGSLFYLSYGLSKFAAGLWHDGHGQRRFMGIGLFATGLLNVAFAFGESLTLLLAVWALNGFFQGWGWPPCARLLTHWYSRNERGFWWGCWNMSINLGGAIVPLISAFAAQRWGWQAAMLIPGAVSMVLGLWLTRQLTGTPQEEGLPSVGQWRHDPLELRQEQQSPPMGLWQMLRTTMLKNPMIWLLGVSYVLVYLIRIALNDWGNLWLTESHGANLLSANATVMLFEIGGLLGALFAGWGSDVLFGGQRAPMILLFTLGLMVSVAALWLAPVHHYALLAGCFFTVGFFVFGPQMLIGLAAVECGHKGAAGSITGFLGLFAYLGAALAGWPLSQVIEGYGWSGMFSLLSIAAVLMGLLLMPLLMASVTTSTERRIKQ, encoded by the coding sequence ATAGTCACCACCAGGGAGGCGGCTATGCAGGCACGCTCGGCATCTGAAATCGATCATCGTTACCGCGCGCTGCGCCCGCGACTGCTGCTGTACATGGTCATCGGGTACGCCGCCTTTTACCTGACGCGCAAAAGCGTGAATTACGTGCTGCCGGCGCTGCAAACGGATTTGGGGCTGGATAAAGGGGACATCGGCCTGCTCGGCTCGCTGTTTTACCTGAGCTACGGCCTGTCGAAATTCGCCGCCGGGCTGTGGCACGACGGCCACGGGCAGCGCAGGTTTATGGGGATCGGCCTGTTCGCCACCGGCTTGCTGAACGTGGCGTTTGCCTTCGGCGAATCGCTGACGCTGCTGCTGGCGGTCTGGGCGCTGAACGGCTTCTTTCAGGGCTGGGGCTGGCCGCCCTGCGCGCGGCTGCTGACCCACTGGTATTCGCGCAACGAGCGTGGCTTCTGGTGGGGCTGCTGGAATATGTCGATCAACCTCGGCGGCGCGATCGTGCCGCTGATCAGCGCCTTCGCCGCCCAGCGCTGGGGCTGGCAGGCGGCGATGCTGATCCCGGGCGCCGTCAGCATGGTGTTGGGCCTCTGGCTCACGCGGCAACTGACAGGCACGCCGCAGGAAGAAGGCCTGCCGTCGGTCGGCCAGTGGCGCCACGATCCGCTGGAGCTGCGCCAGGAACAGCAAAGCCCGCCGATGGGGCTGTGGCAGATGTTGCGTACCACGATGCTGAAGAACCCGATGATCTGGCTGCTCGGTGTCTCTTACGTGCTGGTCTACCTGATCCGCATCGCGTTGAACGACTGGGGCAATCTCTGGCTGACGGAAAGCCACGGCGCCAACCTGCTCAGCGCCAACGCGACGGTGATGCTGTTCGAGATAGGCGGCCTGCTCGGCGCGCTGTTCGCCGGCTGGGGCTCGGATGTGCTGTTCGGTGGGCAGCGCGCGCCGATGATTTTGCTGTTCACGCTCGGGCTGATGGTTTCCGTCGCCGCACTGTGGCTGGCGCCGGTGCATCACTACGCGCTGCTGGCGGGCTGTTTCTTTACGGTGGGCTTTTTTGTCTTCGGCCCGCAGATGCTGATTGGCCTCGCCGCCGTGGAATGCGGGCATAAAGGCGCAGCGGGCTCCATCACCGGTTTTCTCGGCCTGTTCGCCTACCTGGGGGCAGCGCTGGCGGGCTGGCCGCTGTCGCAGGTCATCGAAGGCTACGGCTGGTCAGGCATGTTCAGTTTGCTGTCGATCGCCGCCGTTCTTATGGGTTTATTGCTGATGCCGCTGCTGATGGCGAGCGTCACCACCTCTACCGAGAGAAGGATAAAACAATGA
- a CDS encoding ABC transporter substrate-binding protein, which yields MKKMWVTTLIASGIALATLSGAAHAKGRLVVYCSATNEMCEAETKAFGEKYDVKTSFIRNGSGSTLAKVDAEKKNPQADVWYGGTLDPQSQAGEMGLLQPYTSPNLDQVMQQFRDPAKLKGNYSSAVYVGILGFGVNTQRLKEKNLPVPKCWKDLTKPEYKGEIQIADPQSSGTAYTALATFAQLWGDDQAFDYLKQLNANVSQYTKSGIAPARNAARGETAIGIGFLHDYSLEKEQGAPLELISPCEGTGYEIGGVSILKGARNLDNAKLFVDWVLSKEAQELAWQKGKSYQILTNTTAATSPNSLKLDDLKLINYDMDKYGSTEVRKALINKWVSEVKMGK from the coding sequence ATGAAAAAAATGTGGGTCACGACCCTGATAGCTTCCGGCATCGCGCTGGCCACGCTGAGCGGCGCCGCGCACGCCAAGGGCCGCCTGGTGGTTTACTGCAGCGCCACCAATGAAATGTGCGAAGCGGAGACCAAAGCCTTCGGCGAGAAATATGACGTGAAAACCTCGTTCATCCGCAACGGCTCCGGCAGCACGCTGGCGAAAGTGGACGCCGAGAAGAAAAACCCGCAGGCGGACGTCTGGTACGGCGGCACGCTCGATCCGCAATCCCAGGCCGGTGAAATGGGGCTGCTGCAGCCCTACACATCGCCGAACCTCGACCAGGTGATGCAACAATTCCGCGACCCGGCGAAGCTGAAAGGCAACTACTCCTCGGCGGTCTACGTCGGCATTCTCGGCTTCGGCGTCAATACCCAGCGCCTGAAAGAGAAAAACCTGCCGGTGCCCAAGTGCTGGAAAGACCTGACCAAACCGGAATACAAAGGCGAGATTCAAATCGCCGATCCGCAGAGCTCCGGCACCGCCTACACCGCGCTGGCGACCTTTGCCCAGCTGTGGGGGGACGATCAGGCGTTCGATTACCTCAAGCAGCTGAACGCCAACGTCTCGCAGTACACCAAGTCGGGCATTGCCCCGGCGCGCAACGCCGCCCGCGGTGAAACGGCGATCGGCATCGGCTTCCTGCATGACTACTCGCTCGAAAAAGAACAGGGCGCACCGCTTGAGCTGATCTCGCCTTGTGAAGGCACCGGCTACGAAATCGGCGGCGTCAGCATCCTCAAGGGCGCGCGCAACCTCGATAACGCCAAGCTGTTCGTGGATTGGGTGCTGTCGAAAGAGGCGCAGGAACTGGCATGGCAGAAAGGCAAGTCCTATCAGATCCTGACCAACACCACCGCCGCTACCTCGCCGAACTCGCTGAAGCTCGACGACCTGAAGCTGATCAACTACGACATGGACAAGTACGGCTCGACCGAGGTCCGCAAGGCGCTGATCAATAAATGGGTCAGCGAAGTCAAGATGGGTAAATAA